CGCTTGTCCGAGGGGTCCGCGTTCTGGCTCGATCCGGCGTGGACGCCCGACGGCACGTCAATCGTCGCGCTCCGTGCGCCGGAGGGATCCGCGCGACGGGCACCTGGAATACCCCAGGACGCGGAACTCGTGCGCGTGCCGGCCACGGGCGGCCCTGCGACGATGATGTCCGCGGCGCCGGGAATGCGCCATCCGCATTTCACGACGGATGTCGCGCGTGTGTTCGTGTCGGCGCCAGACGGCCTTGTCTCGATGAAGCTCGACGGATCGGATAAGCGCATCGTCGCGAAGCCCGCGCGCTCCGGACCAAACGTCGATGTGCGTATCAGCCCGGACGGGACCCGCATGGCCGTGATCGCCGGCGAACAGGTGTCGCGGTTCAACCTGCCAGGAGCCGGCGGAGCGGACACGGTGCCGCTCGATGCCACGCAGGCGGGGGCGCGTGTGGTCGCGGCCGGTGGGTCGCCGACGAGTCTTGGCTGGTCGGCTGACGGCGCATCAGTGACGTGGGTCACCGGTGCCACTCTGAACCAGATGGGCGCTGGAGACGGTGCGGTGCGTTCGATGCCGCTTGTCGCCGCAGCGGCCAGGGCCACGCCCAGCGGCACGGTAGTGCTGCGAGGGGCGCGCGCCATCACGATGCGCGGCGCCGAGATCGTCAACAACGCCGACATTGTCATCACCGGCAATCGCATTGCGGCGATCGGCGCGCGTGGAGCGGTCACCGTGCCTGCGGGTGCGCGCGTGATTGACGTCGCCGGCAAGACCATCATCCCTGGCATCGTCGATATTCATGCGCATGGCATTGCTGGCCGCCGCGAGATTCTGGAGCCCGAGATGCCGGCGGCGTACGCCAATCTCGCGTTTGGCGTCACCGCGTTGCGCGATCCGCAGTCGTCGCCCGACATCTTCGCCTACGCCGATCTGGCCGAGCTGGGCGAGGTGCCGAGCCCGCGCCTCTTTTCGACGGGGCCCGGCGTCGGGTCAGGCACCAACTTCCAGTCACTCGACGATGCGCGGAAGTCGATCGCGCGGTACCGCGATGAGTACGGCACGAACCTGCTGAAGTCGTACATGGTGGGCAATCGGCAGCAGCGTCAGTGGGTGGTGCAGGCGAGTCGCGAGATGGGAATGATCCCCACGACCGAGGGCGGATCCGACGCGAAGATGGACATCACGCATGCCATTGACGGCTTCAGCGGAAACGAGCATGCGTTGCCCACGGCGCCGCTCTATCGCGATGTCGTGGAACTGCTGGCGCGCAGTGGCATCACGTACACGCCGACCCTGCTCGTGTCCTTTGGTGGGGCGTTGCCGATCTATCGGATGTTGTTCGAGGAACGGCCCTTTGACGATCCGAAGTTACGGATGTTCTTCCCGCTCGACGATCTGTTCCAGCGCACGGCGACCCGGCTGCTCGCGTTTCCGAAAGAGGATTACCAGGTGAGGGAGGTGGCGTCCAGCGCCGCGGCCGTGCTTCGCGCCGGCGGCAAGGTGGCGCTGGGCGGCCACGGCGAGATGCAGGGATTGCAGGTGCACTGGGAGATGAAGCTCTTTGCTGAAGGCGGCATGGCGCCGCACGAAATTCTCCGAATCGCGACCATCAACGGCGCGGAGGCTCTGGGGCTTTCGCAGGATCTCGGCAGCCTTGAAGCCGGCAAACTCGCGGATCTCGTGGTGCTCGATCGCGATCCGTTGCAGGACATCCGCGCCACGACGTCGATTCGGTACGTGATGAAGAGCGGCACCCTGTACAACGGCGACACGCTCGATGCCGTGTGGCCCGGCGTCAAGGCACTGCCCGTCCCCTGGTGGCGTCGCAACGAAGTCGTGCGCTGAAGTCGTCACTGTGTGCGTGCTCCTGATGGCATCATGGCTGAAGGATGAGCATCCGCGTCGGCACCTCCGGCTGGAACTACCCCACGGGCAACGGCACGTGGAATGGGGTGTTCTATCCTGCGCGGCGGCCGCGCGGGTTTGATGAGTTGCGCTACTACGCCGAGCACTTCGACATCGTTGAAGTGAACTCGACGTTCTACCGCATGCCGGATCCCGGATTGGTCGGCAAGTGGATCGGCCGCACGCCGGCGGATTTCCAGTTCGCGATCAAGTTGTTTCAGAAGTTCACGCACCCGGACATGTATCTGGCCCGAGCCGGGGTGAAAGACTGGAGCCTTTCGCTGGGCGACGTGGACGCGTTCCGCGCGGGCGTCGCTCCGCTGGTTGATGCGGGGCGGATGGCCGCGCTGCTGGTGCAGTTCCCCTCGAGCTTCCACGCCGACGAGCCGATGCGCGAGTACCTGTCGTGGGTGCTGGAGGCGTTCGCCGACTACCCCCTCGCCGTCGAACTGCGCCATCGCTCCTGGTTCGCACCCGGCGCCGAAACCTCCGCGCGTCTCGCCTCCGGCCGCGCGGGGTTGGTGATGGCGGACAGCCCGGAGACCGGGGCAGAGAGGGGGACGGGTGTGTTTTCCACAGAAATCGCGGTTTTGGGGACAGGTCTCGACGCAGCTTCACCGTCGAGACCTGTCCCCAAAACCGCGATTTCTGTGGAAAACACACCCGTCCCCCTCTATGTCCGGATGCACGGACGGAACGCCGACGCGTGGTGGAACCATGAAAAGGCGGAGGACAGGTACAACTATCTGTATTCGCCGGCGGAGTTGCAGCCGTTCGCGGCAGCGGCCACTGAGGCGGCCCAGGCGGGCCGGAAGGTGATGGCCTTCATGAACAATCACTTTTCGGCCAAGGCCGTGGCGAACGCGGCCGTGCTCAAGTCCCAGCTCGGCCAGACCGTGCCCGGTCTTTATGAACGTGAAATGGTGAACCGGGTACCCCGACCTTGAAGGGATCGTCACTACTTCGGGGCTGCCTCTTTGATCGTCGCCTGCTTGAGGACGTCGGCGAACTTCAGCGTATCGACCACAGGCATGCCCACGCGCACCCGCCCGATGATCGTGTACTTGCCGTTCAACGATGGGCTGGCTTCTTTCATGATGTAGAACTGGCTGCCTGCAAGCTGAGGATTGCCGGTGTGCGCGAGGCCCACGATGCCCCGTACGTGGATCAATTTTTTGGAGATCTCGGCCACGCCGATCGTCGAGGTCGGGGCGCTGCGCCCCCACCAATCCTTCCTCGTGACATCCCGCGATGCCGAATCCCCCACCTGCACGAGGCCACGCTCGGCCCGATGGAACCTGAGTCCGCGATAGAAGTTCTTTTCAACCAGGGCCACGATAAAGTCCACGCTCTTCGGGGCGTCGCCACGCAGCAACTCAATCTCGATCACGCCCCTGACCGTGTCGAGCACCAGCGTGGGATTTCCGGCCGCCTGGGTCGAAGGCGCGGGCTCGGTCCCGATCGCGGGCGTCGGCAGAGCAAACACCAGGGCACTACCAGCCACCACCAC
The nucleotide sequence above comes from Acidobacteriota bacterium. Encoded proteins:
- a CDS encoding PD40 domain-containing protein; this encodes MSKWFIAGALGLSLIADSLAQRPAPSADAMRSIEFVTDEGTWISLDVAPDGRTIAFELLGDVYGLPMAGGSAQPMLTGSAFQSQPRFSPDGRSLAFISDNTGSDNVWIAEADGAQPRPLTSMPRSTMMSPSWSHDGRAIFVTVIDGRQAGIVRVDVASGKTEKLVANGNGAAAPLVSSPAPGPFGPEPTADGQSLYYTSVTPRPYGSRDGASSRVMRRDLASGKEEAVRLEQAISMKPRPSPTGRLLAYAAQAQGKTGLRVRDLQAGTERWLRVPLQRNALESNATRDVLPDYAFTPDGRAVVVSYDGKIHRIDVASGTDTIIPFSANVSMQVASPLMFPRRLPQEPVTARYVQHAAVASDGRVAYSGLARLFVTGQGGTPARLTATDRPAEFMPAWSPDGQWIAFVTWSSDGGALWKVPGGGGTPTRLSEGSAFWLDPAWTPDGTSIVALRAPEGSARRAPGIPQDAELVRVPATGGPATMMSAAPGMRHPHFTTDVARVFVSAPDGLVSMKLDGSDKRIVAKPARSGPNVDVRISPDGTRMAVIAGEQVSRFNLPGAGGADTVPLDATQAGARVVAAGGSPTSLGWSADGASVTWVTGATLNQMGAGDGAVRSMPLVAAAARATPSGTVVLRGARAITMRGAEIVNNADIVITGNRIAAIGARGAVTVPAGARVIDVAGKTIIPGIVDIHAHGIAGRREILEPEMPAAYANLAFGVTALRDPQSSPDIFAYADLAELGEVPSPRLFSTGPGVGSGTNFQSLDDARKSIARYRDEYGTNLLKSYMVGNRQQRQWVVQASREMGMIPTTEGGSDAKMDITHAIDGFSGNEHALPTAPLYRDVVELLARSGITYTPTLLVSFGGALPIYRMLFEERPFDDPKLRMFFPLDDLFQRTATRLLAFPKEDYQVREVASSAAAVLRAGGKVALGGHGEMQGLQVHWEMKLFAEGGMAPHEILRIATINGAEALGLSQDLGSLEAGKLADLVVLDRDPLQDIRATTSIRYVMKSGTLYNGDTLDAVWPGVKALPVPWWRRNEVVR
- a CDS encoding DUF72 domain-containing protein, with protein sequence MSIRVGTSGWNYPTGNGTWNGVFYPARRPRGFDELRYYAEHFDIVEVNSTFYRMPDPGLVGKWIGRTPADFQFAIKLFQKFTHPDMYLARAGVKDWSLSLGDVDAFRAGVAPLVDAGRMAALLVQFPSSFHADEPMREYLSWVLEAFADYPLAVELRHRSWFAPGAETSARLASGRAGLVMADSPETGAERGTGVFSTEIAVLGTGLDAASPSRPVPKTAISVENTPVPLYVRMHGRNADAWWNHEKAEDRYNYLYSPAELQPFAAAATEAAQAGRKVMAFMNNHFSAKAVANAAVLKSQLGQTVPGLYEREMVNRVPRP
- a CDS encoding peptidylprolyl isomerase, with product MKRGSFVGRPEPQGRQLLLIMASVVVAGSALVFALPTPAIGTEPAPSTQAAGNPTLVLDTVRGVIEIELLRGDAPKSVDFIVALVEKNFYRGLRFHRAERGLVQVGDSASRDVTRKDWWGRSAPTSTIGVAEISKKLIHVRGIVGLAHTGNPQLAGSQFYIMKEASPSLNGKYTIIGRVRVGMPVVDTLKFADVLKQATIKEAAPK